From the Acidobacteriaceae bacterium genome, the window CCTCACCGAACCTGCTGGCGGCGTCGCGTATGCGTCTGGATGAGGCTCTGGATGCGATGCCTCCGCGGTCCATGGCGCAGCGGTTCTTCGCCAATGCGTTTCGCTGGTTTGGATATGTGCAGGGCGCGCCCGCGCTGACGGTGCTGCTGGTCGGCATTGGCTTCCTGGGCGGCACAGCCATCGCGCGCTACCAGGCCGCGCATGCACCGCAGCTTCCGGCGCGTGTGGCTACATCCAACACCACGCAGGGTCCAATTGCGAATGTGGCGGGAATCGTGCAGACTCCCGATCCCAAGATTGTGACGGTGAAGTACAACCGCCTGGTTCCCGAGACGGTCCAGGGATCGCTGGACGATCCGCAGATCCGTCAGCTTCTGATGCTGGGCACGAAGCTGGCCGCGAATCCGGATGTTCACAAGGATGCCGTTTCGCTTCTGGTGAACCAGTGCCTCGAAGCTTCCGGATGCAGCAATGACGCGAATGGTCCTGACAGTGTGCGTGGCACGCTGCTCGCCAGCCTGCGTTATGACAAGAACGCGCAGGTTCGTTTGAAGGCGCTCCAGGGTTTGCAGCCGTACGTGGCCCAGGATGATACCGTGCGCGATGCGGTGCTCGACACGCTGATGAGAGATCAGAGCTCGGATGTTCGCAGCGCGGCGATCTCGATGCTGGAACCGGTGCAGGCAGACTCGACGGTCCGTCGTGTGCTCCGCTCGGTCTCCACGCAGGATTCAAACGCGGCAGTGAGGAACGCATCCTACCAGGTCCTTCAGGGCTCGGCTGATATCGAGTAAGGTGTAACCGATGCAGCATGCAGCCATTGTCCGGCGGAGACGGCTCTGGAATGGAATACCCGTGCGCCTTGCCGGGGCTTCTGTCCTGATGCTCGCTATGCTGGCGGCGCCCATGGCGCGCGCAGCGACTGGCGGCCGGACTGGAGGCCGGACTGGGGGCCGCACGACGGTCACGCAGCGGCCTCCCGGCTATCTCGGAATCGAATTTCACGATCTGACCAGCGACCAGGCAGCGGCGCTGCATCTGCGCGACAACCGCGGGGTGGAGGTGCTGCTGGTGGACCATGACGGGCCCGCGGCCTCGGCCGGGCTGCAGCCGCATGACCTGATTACCGGGATCAATGGACACATTGTCGCCAGCGGCGAGGCGCTGCGCCGGATGATCCGCGAGACAGGCGCGGGTGTCGAGGTGAAGCTGTCGGTCTTTCGCAACGGCAATCCCATCACGATCCGGACCATGCTGGCGAACCGCGAAATGGTGGAGCGGAAGGCCTGGGAGCGGCTGAACCAGCCTGGGCCTCAGCCACAGGGGATGGTTGGTGAGGAGTTCTCCGGGCCTTACACGGCCGGCGCCGTGCCCGCACCTGCTGCTGCGCCTGTGCCGCACACACAGGGCTTTATCGACAAGATGGTGCATGGCTCGTCCGACGGGCTTGTTGTCGACGCCATGCAGCCGCAGCTCGCCAGCTATTTCGGCGTGCCTGATGGAAAGGGCCTGCTGGTCCAATCGGTCGAGGACGGCAGCGCCGCGGCGGTTGGCGGGCTGCACGCGGGTGATGTGATTGTGCGGGCGGATGGCGAGCCGATGCGCACGGCGTCCGACTGGACGAAACATCTTCACGCAGCGAAGGGCAAGCCGGTCGCCGTGGATGTGATGCGCGACCATCAGCGGATCGCGCTGACGCTCCCGGGCGACGCGAAGAAGCGCTAAGGACTACAGCAGGTTTTTTACAGCACGCGGCTGTGCTTGTAGCCGGCTGCGCTCAGGGCTGCAACGAGCTCTTCGACCTGCTCGCGCCCGCGCGTCTCCATTGTGATGTCGATGACGGTGTCGCCCAGATTCACGCCGTAGTAGGCGCGGTTGTGCAGCGTGTCGACGATGTTGGCGCGGTGCTGAGCGATGATCTGCGTGAGGTCGGCGAGCGCGCCGGGACGGTCGAGCAGATGGATGCGCAGACGAATGAGGCGGCCGTCCTGCACCAGGCCGCGCTCGATGATGCGGCTGAGCAGCGTGACGTCGATGTTGCCGCCGCCGACGATGACTGCGGTACGCGTGAACGCTGGGAGCGAGGTCCGCTTCTGCAGGACTGCGGCAAGCCCCGCGGCGCCTGCGCCTTCGGCGAGCGTCTTCTCGCGCTCGAGCAAGGTCAGAATTGCCGACGCGATTTCGTCCTCGTTGACGGTGACGATGTCGTCGACGTAGCGCTCGACGACGGGAAAGGTGATTTCGCCGGCGCGGCGCACGGCGATGCCGTCGGCGATGGTGGTTGCGGGCTCGAGCGTAACGGGGTGGTGCGCGCGCAGGGCTTCCTTCATCGAAGGCAGCCGCGAAGTCTGCACGCCGATGACGCGAACATCGGGCTT encodes:
- a CDS encoding HEAT repeat domain-containing protein, with amino-acid sequence MNCDSAQQNIVLAHYGELPDELQHPLEDHLEDCEECRREWNAMLALREELALDPVIEPSPNLLAASRMRLDEALDAMPPRSMAQRFFANAFRWFGYVQGAPALTVLLVGIGFLGGTAIARYQAAHAPQLPARVATSNTTQGPIANVAGIVQTPDPKIVTVKYNRLVPETVQGSLDDPQIRQLLMLGTKLAANPDVHKDAVSLLVNQCLEASGCSNDANGPDSVRGTLLASLRYDKNAQVRLKALQGLQPYVAQDDTVRDAVLDTLMRDQSSDVRSAAISMLEPVQADSTVRRVLRSVSTQDSNAAVRNASYQVLQGSADIE
- a CDS encoding threonine ammonia-lyase, yielding MSTTAAQNLTLADIKAARERLNGAIYCTPCARSEMLSRQTGQSIFLKLENLQMTGSFKERGALSKIATLTPEEAQRGVIAASAGNHAQGVAHHATQRGIRSVIVMPLATPLVKVQATRNFGAEVVLHGANYDEACEEATRRCQAEGMTFIHPFDDPLVMAGQGTIGLELLEQVENLEAVVVPIGGGGLIGGIACAVKELKPDVRVIGVQTSRLPSMKEALRAHHPVTLEPATTIADGIAVRRAGEITFPVVERYVDDIVTVNEDEIASAILTLLEREKTLAEGAGAAGLAAVLQKRTSLPAFTRTAVIVGGGNIDVTLLSRIIERGLVQDGRLIRLRIHLLDRPGALADLTQIIAQHRANIVDTLHNRAYYGVNLGDTVIDITMETRGREQVEELVAALSAAGYKHSRVL
- a CDS encoding PDZ domain-containing protein encodes the protein MQHAAIVRRRRLWNGIPVRLAGASVLMLAMLAAPMARAATGGRTGGRTGGRTTVTQRPPGYLGIEFHDLTSDQAAALHLRDNRGVEVLLVDHDGPAASAGLQPHDLITGINGHIVASGEALRRMIRETGAGVEVKLSVFRNGNPITIRTMLANREMVERKAWERLNQPGPQPQGMVGEEFSGPYTAGAVPAPAAAPVPHTQGFIDKMVHGSSDGLVVDAMQPQLASYFGVPDGKGLLVQSVEDGSAAAVGGLHAGDVIVRADGEPMRTASDWTKHLHAAKGKPVAVDVMRDHQRIALTLPGDAKKR